The Fusobacterium perfoetens genomic interval AGAGAAAGTCTTTTATTAGCAGAATCATCTAAAGTTCTTTCAAACCATTGAGTAGAAGCTGTCATAGCTGTACTCTGCTGAAGAGCTATTATAAATTTTGCAAGTGATGAAATTCTTTCACTTCTCATAGGATTTCTCTTATATGCCATTGCTGATGAACCTATTTGATTTTTTTCAAAAGGTTCTTCTATCTCTTTAAGATGCTGTAAAAGTCTTAAATCATTTGTAAATTTATGTGCTGACTGGGCTATATTTGATAAAAGATTCATTATTTCAGAATCTATTTTTCTATCATAAGTCTGACCTGCAACCATAAATCTTTTTTCAAATCCTGCTTTTTCTGTTACCATTTCATCAAGAGCCTTAACTTTTTTAAAGTCTCCATTAAAAAGTTCTTCAAAGCTTGCTTGAGTTCCTGTTGTCCCTTTAACGCCTCTGAATCTTAAAGTTTTTTCTCTGAACTCTAACTCTTCAAAATCAAGAAGAAGACTTTGAAGCCAAAGAGTCGCTCTTTTCCCCACTGTTGTAAGCTGAGCTGCCTGAAAATGTGTAAATCCAAGAGTAGGCATCCCTTTATATTCCATTGCAAATTTTGAAAGCCCATTCATAACATTTACAATTTCTTTTTTTAAAACTGCAAGTCCCTCTTTTATTTGAATAAGATCTGTGTTATCTCCTACATAAGCACTTGTTGCTCCTAAATGGATTATTGGCATTGCTGATTTTGCTTGCATTCCAAATGTATAAACATGAGCCATTACATCATGTCTTACTTCTTTTTCTCTCTGTTTCGCCATTTCAAAATCAATATCATAAATATGATTTTTCATATCATTTATTTGTTCATCTGTTATATTAAGACCTAATTCTTTTTCACTTTCAGCAAGAGCTACCCATAATTTTCTCCATGTAGAAAATTTATTTACAGGAGAGAAAACTTCTAGCATCTCTTTTGAACTGTATCTTTCCACTAAGGGATTTGAATAAATATTTTTTTCCATAAAACTCCTTTTATATAAATAAAAATTTAAAACACCATTATTATTGCTGCTTCATTAGTATCACGATAATAGTTTTTTCTTTTACCAGCTTCTTTAAAACCATTTTTTTCGTAAAATTTTCTTGCTGTCACATTATTTTCACGGACCTCAAGAAAAATTTCCATTCTTGATTTTTTTATTTCGTTAATAAGAATTGTTCCAAAACCTTTCTCTCTATATTGCGGATTTACTCCTATTTTCATTATTTCAAGAGAATCGCTGTTATTAAAAATAATGACATAGCCTGCTGTTATTCCATTTTCATCTTTTACTGAGATTATTTTATACATATCAGGCATAGTTGATATGTCATCAATCTGTTTTAATGTATACGCACTGTTTCCAAAAATTTCTTTTTCAAGTTTATATATTTCTTCTGGATTATTATTTTCACAAATAGTAAACATTTATTTCTCCATAATTTTTTTATTTAAGAATTGATATTCTGTTCAAAGGCCAAAATCTTAAGACAGCTTTTCCTCTTATTCTACTGTCTTTTACAAATCCCCAGAATCTTGAGTCATAACTTCCATTAGTATTGTCTCCAAGCATAAAATAACAATCTTCATCAAGAATAATTTCAACTGTCTCTCCGGAAGTTATTTTTTTCAA includes:
- the purB gene encoding adenylosuccinate lyase; amino-acid sequence: MEKNIYSNPLVERYSSKEMLEVFSPVNKFSTWRKLWVALAESEKELGLNITDEQINDMKNHIYDIDFEMAKQREKEVRHDVMAHVYTFGMQAKSAMPIIHLGATSAYVGDNTDLIQIKEGLAVLKKEIVNVMNGLSKFAMEYKGMPTLGFTHFQAAQLTTVGKRATLWLQSLLLDFEELEFREKTLRFRGVKGTTGTQASFEELFNGDFKKVKALDEMVTEKAGFEKRFMVAGQTYDRKIDSEIMNLLSNIAQSAHKFTNDLRLLQHLKEIEEPFEKNQIGSSAMAYKRNPMRSERISSLAKFIIALQQSTAMTASTQWFERTLDDSANKRLSLPQAFLAADAILIIWKNILDGLVVYPKMIEKHIMAELPFMATEYIIMEGVKNGGDRQELHEKIRVHSMEAGKMVKVHGLENDLIERILNDPSFNIDKEKLKEILSPKNFIGFAEEQTEEFINTEIKPILEKYSNLLGMNADLKV
- the rimI gene encoding ribosomal protein S18-alanine N-acetyltransferase — its product is MFTICENNNPEEIYKLEKEIFGNSAYTLKQIDDISTMPDMYKIISVKDENGITAGYVIIFNNSDSLEIMKIGVNPQYREKGFGTILINEIKKSRMEIFLEVRENNVTARKFYEKNGFKEAGKRKNYYRDTNEAAIIMVF